ttttactcgttgtaatttctgtgttttatcttattgatttcaggaaatcatcatttagttgtacaattaatactgaatcctatgctgtgaccaaaactttcctatattgtgcaaaacatgagataaatgaagaaatgtaaacatattgctagttttctgagctacagacattgaaatgagacagtgagcgagccgcctcccagtaccagccaatcagaggccgccaaacaaacgtcttgtaggcccaagaatctactttaagtgaaccagctatagttATGTATTTGTGAATGGTAATCTCATGAAATTCTTGTATTGTTGGATTATTGTCATTTTATGTGAAAAACGTAACTTGATTTATTGAGTCatgatataatttaaaatttatagttaTGGCTTTTTTGTAGGATAGAGTGTATAAGCATGTACACTGAGCTtattaaaaggaatatatttttttgtcatctcTTCTGGTATAGCTCTCTTCTTTCTAAGCTTTGGTAGGACTGCTCCGGTTCCTCGGCCATATAATCAAGAGAACAGACAAGAGTCACTCTTAGCCTCTCCTTTTGCTGcttcttatgtttcttttatatctgCTGGAAATCGGTGTACCACTGTAGTTTGATGGAGGATTATTCCTTAAGGAAAATATGCTATCCTTATCTCCAGCTGAAAAATATTCTAGCCTCTGGTAGTAAAGTTCTTAGCCAGTTCTAATATAATATTCCTGTTTTAGGATCTATAATTTGCTGCTCTAATGAAAAGGCAACACTCTTTGCTGCTCATTTTTCAGTTATTCACTCAGTAGTTCTAATTCCTCTAATCTTCATAATCTACCCCTGACCAGTCATATTCCTCCCTAAAGTTCTGTACTCGTAAAGTCCATAGGGTTCTGTATCATTAGTGACTGGCAAGGCATCTGGCCTTAATAGTATTGTACACTTTGACATTGACAGCTTTTGAGTAAAGTTGATTGGCCTAGGTAAAGGAAGGGTATCCGTAAGGCAAGATTGACTGTCCTTTCCCATCTCATAAATGTTGGTCATGTTTAATGTGGGATTTTGGAAAATCTTCAGCAGTCACTTTTGACATCTCAGATTCATACATCtcagttatatttctttcttatggCCTCACTCCTTCTGTGTATTTATTTCCAGCTATAAAGCTATAGAGATTCTTTCATTTTAGTTCCATTTTGTTATTGCAGTCCCTTCCTTGCagtgttttgaattttgatattgtAGGGTCCCTCATGGACCTATACAGTCATCCATCTTATCATGCCACCTGAACTCACAGAAAACATTTCCTGACACACATGCCGGGCACGTgtgtataagaaacacagccaacAGCATACACTCTTTTCAGTGTATATTATCGTCCATAATCATGTcatgtcaaatgtatcattcttacTGGCAGCAGTCAGCTTTCCAGCTTTATTTATCAGAACTGTGTCCATAACTTTTATATAGAATTAagtaccattttccattttcaaacaaacacagttgaatgtATGTTAATATTTATTGTGTTTGTCTCATGTCAGGCACCACGTTTCTGCCTGCAAGAGCTCTTGacttgtctgtttgttgttttgaataaattagtaagtttgtagatgcatCCTCTTAGTCAAGCCTTtgctacattggtgaccacggAGATGACCAGCCCAGCCAACCCCAACGATGCCAGCCTCTCCAGTGGCACCATCGCTACCACCTCCATATGTCTGCCCCCATTCACACCCCACAaaccagaagcttggttcttcaggggaGAGACAATCTTCTGGTCAAAGAACATTACCTCTTCAGCACGCAAAGCAGATGCCATCTTCAGATTCCTGCCAGACAACGTTTTCGAGCAAGTCGCAGGATAGGCTCACAGAACTTCAAACCTATGAATCactcaaggatcagctgaagtcatccttcagcatgccacctgccctaagagccaagaaattcctgggCAACATGGGGGCAGCCATAGGAAATGAGTGGTCATCACACATCTATAAGCAATTGTGGCAGCTGATAATGCTACCCGCCACAGATGGCCAAtcctggaccttgtgagagaggtcctcctcgCAAAACTGCCCTGCCAAAGAGTGGTAACCATGCCTAATACCCCCACCATACCCATCAAAGAATTCCTAAAATTGGTCAACGCAGTACACATGGCCCACAAGACAGCGGAGCCCACCCAGCCatccatagcagcagcagcacgacGGTCCCAGCAGTCAACCGACACAGAATTCAGCAGTGACCCAGAGAGAATGGCCGCCCCCATCCACAAACGGAACTTCCCCAAACAATTCATCAAGGCAAAGACCAGATAAAAGAAAGACAaaccaccagagggaatgtgcTTCTTCCATCggaaatttggaaaaaaggcCCACAAATGTGACAGAGGCTGCCTGTTtccaaaaaacatgcaagaggggCCGCGGACTAAACATCAGCAGTGAGTTGACTGGTTGTCTCATAAGAGAAGCTGTGCCTGCTTACCACTGTCTTTTTTCAGGTATGAACACAAAGGTTCAAGGTTCAACATACTTCTTCATAAAGGATGTGAGGTAGAACACAATTCCTTGTCGATACAAGGGCATGCAAGTCATTCGTGCCAGCCAGCCTGCACGAACAACTCAACCTCACCCAACACCAACATCCAAGTATCCACCACTAGCGGAGCACCACTCAGGATATACAGGAGGTGGACAATGAAACTGTCATTCAATGGGAAAGACTACAGCTGGATGTTCATCACGGCAGACGTAACGTTAGCAGTTTTAGGTGCAGACTCCCTAAAAGAACACAACCTGCTGTTGGATGTAGCATCATAACAGTTGATCCCAAAAACTGCCCCCGTATCATCACCACAAGAGTGGATACAACAAACCATACCCATCACATCAGCCATCCCACCGCCAGAAATAAGATGCCTCCTACAGGAattcccagaggtcttcaaaaACGGCCTGCAGCATGACTTAACCAAACCAACAAAACACAACATCCAGCATCACATAGAAACAGAAGGTCCCCCAGTCCACAACCGCTTCAGACATTTAGCCCCTGCAAAAACTTGCCCACGACATACAAATATTCAGGGAAATGGAAAAGGCAGGAATATACCAAAAAGAtgccagcccatgggcatcccccccTCCACTTGGTACCAAAACTCAACAGAACATGGCGGCCATGCAGAGACTATCACTGGCTAAACGTTAAAACAAAGCCCGACAGATACCCGTGCCGAACATATAGACGTTACCAACCAAATGAACggtgccaaagtcttcaccaaaatagatctgctgAAGGGGTATTTCCAAGTTCCAGTAGCAAAGGAAGACATAGAGAAGATAGTGATTATCACCCCCTTCGGCACTTACACATTAAGTTACAGCTGCTTCGCCCTTCAGAAagcgggggcaaccttccaaagactaatTTATTAGCTTCTGGGAGATCTTCCCTTCTGTGTTGTCTACATCAATGAAATCCTGGTGTTTAGCCCCAACTTTAAGCAGCAGCTAAAAGACATCAAAAAGGTACTACaaataatcaaagaaaacagacttgTAGTAAAGGAAGACAAATGTGAGTGGGCAAAAATGACGATGGAATTTCTTGGACATCAAATAAGCTCAGTTGGCATCAAACCCCTCCCAGCAAAAGTGAAAGCAATCACCAATTTCCCGACACCAACCACAATCAAAatagtacaagaattttcaggactaaataACTACTACCATCGATTTATACCTAATATTGTGAAAATCATGAGTGCAATTTATAACTGTCTAAATGGAAAACCCCAAAAATTATATTGGTCAAATATCCAAGATAACATATTTTTACTAGCAAACCAGGCAATAAAATttgcagccacattaatctttcctttacctcataggtccctcactttgacAACTGACACGAGTAGCATGGCAATGGCTGCGGCTCTGGAGCAGGACACGGATGATGGTTGTCGACCGGTGGTGTTTTTCAGCAAAAAGTTAACAGCAGTGGAACAGAAGTACTCCACATTTGATAGAGAACTCCTggcagtccacaaagccatccACCACCTCCACCACATGATAGAAGGATAGCAGTTCATCATATAAACAGACCACCAACCCTTGGTACACGCCTTCAGAAAAACCACAGGCACACAGTCAGCATAGCAGCAGCTTCACCTGTCTGCAATAGCAGAACACTCCTGCACTATCAAGTACCTGAAGGGGGTCTTCAAACACCATCGAAAAACTGCTCCAATACCGTCCAGATTGGGATAGCCTATCCCAAAATAGCAGAGGCGCAAAAAGACAACGTGGATCTTCAACGACTGCAGCAGGACAACCCCGCCCTCACATGGAGTGACCTATCTATCAACAATGGAGAGACAGCCATCACCTGTAAAACAAGTACTGTACGCCCTCTCCCCTACCTGTCGGAGGGTCTCAGAAGGAAGGCTTTTAAACttgcccacaacctgtcccacccatcaggccgcACAGCCACCTGAATTGTAGTGGAATGATACGTCTGGTGGGAATGAAAGCCGACATCAAAAAGTGGTCAAGAGAATGCCTACCTTGTCAGACATCAAAAGTAACGAGACATAGAGAGAggaataggagagttccacacaacacaccaCTGCCTCacccacatccacgtcgacgtagtgggCCCCCTAGCCTCCCTCCGagggtacagatacctgttcaccatcatcgaCAGAAATAGCAGGTagccagaagcaataccaataCGGCAACAGACAGCGGAGAGCTGTGTGAAAGCTCTCATAGGATGGGTTAGCAGACATGGGGTCCCACAAGTCATCACAAGTGACAGGGGGAGCCAACTTCACATCCAGTTTATGGCATTCCCTCATAGACAGTTGATGACAAAGATAGTACACAcgacggcctacaacccagaagccaaCAGCATCATCGAAAGGCTACACCGATCAGAAGTCATGGCGGGAGCTGGAGAAAAGAGTTATCTTGGGTCCTACTGGACCTAAGAACATCACCAGACGCAGCATTCgatgcatctccagcagaagccctgtaTGGACAAGCATTAATGTTGCTGGCAGACACCTTCCAAGATCCACCAAGCCCGACATCCCCATTCGACATCCCTAAAGCATTAGAATGGATAATGCCGGCCAAGATGACCTACGACACGACCAAAAAAGTGTATGTCTCCAATGAGGTGCAGAACGTGAAATATGCGTTCATACGAGTGGACGCACACAGAGCCctcctctccccagcctactcgggACCATACCGGATCCAAACAAGAAACAAAGCCTACCAGATGACAGTTGATGGCAGAACCGTCTGGGTTTCTATCGATCGACTTAAACCAGCATACCTCCCTGCCACCGAAATGCAACCATAGGCCTCTCTAAGCGGGGGAGTCCTTTAGGGTCCCGCATGGACCTACATGAtcatccatcttacctggccgcctaagccctttgttggctgagtcggttgagcttcagactgtcactcgatgggccggagttcaattcctccggccgactgatgaagagttagaggaattaatttctggtgatagaaattcatttctcgctataatgtggttcggattccacaataagctgtaggtcccgttgctataaccaattggtttttaaccacgtaaaaataagtctaatccttcaggccagccttgtgagagctgttaatcagttcagtggtctggtaaaactaaggtatacttaacttttaacctggCAGCCTGAACTCATACCCTGtgggcatccactcctcacagaGAACATCTGACACACATGCTGGGCATGTGTGTATAAGAAACACAGCTGACAGCATACACTCTTTTCAATGTATATTATCTTCCATAATCATGTCATATCAAATGTATCTttcctactggaagcaatacagTGTCagtgtcagcattccagctatatttatGAGAACTCTGTCCGTAACTTGTTTATAGAATTATGTACTATTTTCGTTTCTCAAACAAACCCAGTTGAATGTAtgataatctctgttttgtccgCCTCATGTCAGGCTCTacgtttccgctcgcaagagctcttgacctgtctgtttgttgtcttgaataaattagcAAGTctgtagacgcagcctcttactctTGCCTTCGCTACAGTATCAATACATTTCGTctgtgttgctgttgttgtttttagcCATTGACTTTACCTTCGTTCCCACTTCTTTTcgttcatcttgctgtccaaccactccagcttaCTCTTTTCTCCGTCTTAATCGGTGAAtgactgaaagtgccccagtgcttgactttctAATCAAATTTTCGTAAATCAGCTCAAACCTTTATAGGTAAAAACACTTTCTTCATTAGTTAGATAAATCAAAGTAACTGAAGAGTAGGACCATTGTAGCCTCTGCTGAAAGAGATTTTTACTCCTGGTTTGGCCATGACTTTTTTTTCGTGGTTGGTTTTAGCTTAGGATCTAGTCTTCTACATTATAAGATGGTGGAAATTCTATAAACATGTCAATCTGTGAAAAATAGGACCTTATGAGGCGTCCATGTTCTGAAAGGTTCCATcaacatttttttcccatttcttttgatTGCCAAGTAGGGAACTGAAGAACATAAAATGATTGTGCAGTCGTCATATATAatcttgtgttattttcaagtatttggaAGAAGTTCCTAGTCCGGTCTTAATATCCACGTATGAGACcaatacttaatttaattttatgcGAGTTAATTTTCTAAGAGTTTGAACTTTTGGAAATCGAGTTCTCAATAGTTGTAATAAGTGAAAGTTTACtttatctgactttttttttaaagttttgaatatatttcagtaacattCTTCAAAGAATTCATAAATGTTGAACgtattgatttgatttgattgtgAAAACAAATAAGAGTTTTGTTcgtatgaaattattaatatattctttatttcattgtaatatttgattgttttcactatataaatatatgcattgtattttagctcttttttttttgttttcttaatctcCTTATTGATCCATTTATTTCCATTAGCAACTTATAAATTGTAACTAAGTGGCAGTATATTAATTACGGATATTTTACTAGTAATTAggttacagtatatgaaaataatataccaTGGGTGCATAAATGAAAAAAGGCAGCGAACCGCTTTTCTGAATGAAAGAGTCAACAGTTGTGTATGAGTTAGTACCTACAAtagtaaatgttaatttattttcacggTACAAGGAATACTAATGAGCAGTAGATTTACGTAATGGAATGCATTGAGGCTAATACGAAACAACAGCAAACAACAGCAATGACATGTCCTATAAAACGTCTAAATATTTCTAGGCATGTGAAGCAAAGCATTCTAAAATCTTGTGAAATTTTGAAGTAGGGAGAAACTTGCTATGCCCCAGCTCCGGCATTGGCTTCAGATTTTTTGTCTGGACTAAATGATAGAAGCCAGTGTTGATACGTCTTTCTGTGAGGTACGAACCAAAGAACAGTTTTCTTAGAACACAATGAAATGACAAGGACAGTGTCAAAAAGCTGAGAGTTCAGTGTGTTACTGTTTCTTTTGGGAATACGGAAATGTTTAAAAAGCAGTCATGTTTTTACATCAGGGAAATCTTAAAGAGTCGATTGCTAAAATATCGGATCATTCGGTCTCTTGGGGTGGCGTGGTTTAGGGTTATTGGATGAAAAGCAGCGTACACATAGGAACATagtttgataaataaaatgaaagttctcTGCTTGCAGGTAATGGAAACATTAATTTAGCACTTATCGTGCTATGGCTCCCCCTCCTCCTGGTCGAGTGGATCCAATGAttacaaattgatatgttaagTAATTGTCCTATGTATTATGATAGGAGGCTGGTGACAGGAAATGCTACTGAAAGTGTTGTGGTAATATTAAGACAACACTTGACTACAAACAACACTTCTTACATCAGGTGTTTGTTGTTTCCTAaccgatgatgataatgatcatcatcaccatcataatattattatcctTACCTGTCCACTATTTTCTAGATGTCAACGCTTCTTACCGATTAACTGAAGTAGAAATTAAACCGTATCAATCCCAACATCTGTGGTAATCCCCCTTGAAAAACAAGCTCCAGAATGTTGGAAAGTTGCTATAGGATGCCGGGTTCCAGAGTTAAGTTCCAGGCGGAATAACATAATAATAGGGCTAAACTgaaaattttcctaaatttttcctgaatcatttttttttataaattctgtgACTGACGTCTcccacttcatttttctttcaggttgataCTTATTCCGATTAGGAATTATGGAACAAAGCTAAAGAGAATAACATGTCTCAATAGAGGAATGAATAATTTgtgaagtaacttttttttaacccgTTTGTTGAAAGGTCGTTGAACAAGTTCGGTGGGCGTTATATAtgctgaattttctttttgaacTCAGAATTTCTTCTCCATAGACAggcctttaaaattattttccagttcaTTGATCATATTTGCTTGTGTAGTAGACATTGCACtgtgtagttttttgtttttgttgtagaaCCTTGCAATAATTTCATATTACTGATTCTTGATTACACCTATAAGTGAATAGATTTGAGAGGATATTAGAAACTAAACTACATGTGGATTAGTGACCACTCAACATTCTTGCTTCAGTTAGCGCACACAGgtcttatgtatgtgtatacgcatatacagttttattttcgTATGATACCTATTGTACCCTTCGTAAACTTGGCTGCTACTGATGGCTAAGGCCACACCATCGTTTCGCAAATCCATTAAAGTTTCACGGAATCAGTATGCAGATTTTCTGTTGGAGACGTTGCCTACGTTTCACATTAACCTTAAGCTGATATAGTCCAAGGAAGTTAAATTATATCAGTGTTTTATTGgcatattctgtatataaataagtTCTGATGGCATTTATAGATATGTAGGAATGATGTGTGAGTTGTTAGTTAAGTGATTTTAtaagtgattttatttaaagttcctTGCACAAAATCATCCCAAACATTTATTACAGGtatggtatacatatattatcacaataatatatatgtatatatatgtatatatatatatatatatatatatatatatatgtatatatatatatatatatatatgtatgtgtgtatgtatatgtgtgtgtgtgtgtgtgtgtgtgtgtgtgtgtgtgtgtgtataaaaacagaaacagctAAGTTAGCAGTGGTAGcaataaagagaggaaaaaaccttCCTCACACGGCAAATAAATCCAAATGAATATTGTTCAGCAGTGCAGTgtttgaacttttttctttttccgtttcaAATCATGTCAGGTATGAAAATCCTTTCGGGACCCATTGTAACACAGAATGAGAACCACTGTTCCATGGACGA
This genomic interval from Macrobrachium rosenbergii isolate ZJJX-2024 chromosome 56, ASM4041242v1, whole genome shotgun sequence contains the following:
- the LOC136836213 gene encoding uncharacterized protein; the encoded protein is MKADIKKWSRECLPCQTSKVTRHRERNRRVPHNTPLPHPHPRRRSGPPSLPPRTVDDKDSTHDGLQPRSQQHHRKATPIRSHGGSWRKELSWVLLDLRTSPDAAFDASPAEALYGQALMLLADTFQDPPSPTSPFDIPKALEWIMPAKMTYDTTKKVYVSNEVQNVKYAFIRVDAHRALLSPAYSGPYRIQTRNKAYQMTVDGRTVWVSIDRLKPAYLPATEMQP